Genomic DNA from Hordeum vulgare subsp. vulgare chromosome 2H, MorexV3_pseudomolecules_assembly, whole genome shotgun sequence:
GTGGTGGGGTCTGGGCGGTGTATCCAGTTGTTTTCTCAATCAGCATCTTCTGTGGCATCTTTCACTGCACAGTAGCAGCTCTCTTATCTATATTTACAATTGCAAGTTATTGTTTGGCCTCTTTCAGGTCTGCTGGCACACCGGCAGGCATACGATGGGGAAGCTATCCCATGGTTGGAAAAAATTATCTTGAGAACTATACATTCTGTACATATTGTAGTAAACCTAAGCCCCCAAGAGCACATCACTGCCGATCTTGTAAAACATGTGTGGTGGACATGGATCATCATTGCCCATTTGTAAGTTGAATAAATTTCACCAGAATCGTGTCTTGATATATTTTGCACTCTGTTGTATCATGAATTGTTTACTAATTAGTTTTTTCATGTTTTATTTGCCTTGTTGTGTTCATCTGCAGATTGGGAACTGTGTGGGAGCTTCAAATCACCGAGCTTTTGTCATTTTTCTCATCTCTGTGGTCACGAGTTGCAGTTATGCTGCTATTATGACCATTTATGCAAGTTATCATATATGGCCCCCTCTAGTGTTTCCAAATGTATCATCATATGGTCAAATGGGTTCTAAGAAAGTACTGATGGAGATCATTACTAGCGTGGCCAGTTCTGCATTCTTCTTATCAGCAAGGGGTATAATTCTGGTATATCTTGCATTTGCCAGTCTATCAGTTAATGCGGGTATAGCTGTGTTGCTGTGCCAGCAACTTAGCTTAATATATGAAGGAAATACATATCTTAGCCATATAAGCTCACCAACTGATATTCATG
This window encodes:
- the LOC123428370 gene encoding protein S-acyltransferase 11 codes for the protein MGEQQQQEPLLEVEQCVTSIPEDHEATCWGCGLRLVFSSYSPVYKCGWCGAVTQSNQTSRKPDTVCFSHWRRFRDGFFVTVLVLFMLFVICGGVWAVYPVVFSISIFCGIFHCTVAALLSIFTIASYCLASFRSAGTPAGIRWGSYPMVGKNYLENYTFCTYCSKPKPPRAHHCRSCKTCVVDMDHHCPFIGNCVGASNHRAFVIFLISVVTSCSYAAIMTIYASYHIWPPLVFPNVSSYGQMGSKKVLMEIITSVASSAFFLSARGIILVYLAFASLSVNAGIAVLLCQQLSLIYEGNTYLSHISSPTDIHGERGSRNLVRFFGCPYPLSRLLLGYTNTGKLQDNSGSKLL